The following coding sequences lie in one Bacillus sp. FJAT-45350 genomic window:
- a CDS encoding malonate decarboxylase holo-ACP synthase — protein sequence MELKPHDLVKIKNLNALINHGERPSWVNDALMEAPWVVVRRSSWYDGMIPIGVRGKTRSERFAAFLPMDAVATYVTPEQISKERVWSTSTRGEEINAIRVLEEVNNLMIKQGCTWGPAGSVGFELISGISAARESSDLDIVIRADEPIEVKKAKATVEALSKLPVQIDVQLDTGVGAVSLAEYARGVNPVLLKTMTGPLLVTNPWCRDVAVGGIT from the coding sequence ATGGAACTAAAACCACATGATTTAGTAAAAATAAAAAATCTGAATGCTCTTATTAATCATGGAGAACGTCCATCATGGGTTAATGATGCTTTAATGGAGGCACCGTGGGTAGTGGTTCGTCGTTCTAGTTGGTATGACGGCATGATTCCAATAGGAGTTCGGGGAAAAACTCGTAGTGAGAGGTTTGCCGCGTTTCTTCCTATGGATGCTGTCGCAACCTATGTTACACCTGAACAAATAAGTAAGGAGCGTGTGTGGTCTACGTCTACAAGGGGCGAAGAGATTAATGCAATTCGTGTTTTAGAAGAAGTTAATAATCTAATGATAAAACAAGGGTGTACATGGGGTCCAGCTGGTAGTGTAGGGTTTGAACTGATCAGTGGTATTTCCGCTGCCAGAGAATCAAGTGACTTAGATATAGTCATTCGAGCAGATGAGCCTATAGAGGTTAAAAAGGCAAAAGCAACAGTCGAGGCTCTCTCTAAACTACCTGTTCAAATAGATGTACAATTAGATACAGGAGTAGGGGCTGTATCCCTAGCTGAATACGCACGTGGGGTTAATCCTGTATTGCTGAAGACAATGACTGGTCCTCTCTTAGTTACGAACCCGTGGTGTCGTGATGTTGCGGTAGGAGGGATAACGTGA
- the mdcH gene encoding malonate decarboxylase subunit epsilon: MSIVFLFPGQGSQYSGMLQELPKHRRVTSVLDEATSLLGTDIFRFDNEESLKSTRAVQLSIFISSVAVGRALIEDGAKPSMVAGHSVGAFAAAVTAGVIPFEDALHLVNLRGQLMEAAYPDGYGMGVVLGLTKQQVKSIIEQVTTKETPVYLANINSPTQITISGTKRGIESVLALAQSSGARKVQMLQVNVPSHCPLLEDVSVKLDVALRNIEISSPTVPYIANCNARPLRDGEAIRNDLALSVANSVQWHEATRVCYELGGRLFLEMPPGQVLTDLASQAFLDARAISVTTSGLDSALLLAQREQENE; the protein is encoded by the coding sequence GTGAGTATCGTATTTTTGTTTCCTGGTCAAGGTTCACAGTATTCGGGGATGCTTCAAGAATTACCTAAGCATCGCCGGGTTACAAGTGTTCTAGATGAAGCAACTAGTCTATTAGGTACTGATATATTCAGATTCGATAATGAAGAGTCTCTGAAGTCTACTCGAGCTGTTCAACTTTCAATCTTTATCTCTAGTGTTGCGGTGGGGCGTGCATTGATAGAAGACGGAGCTAAGCCAAGTATGGTCGCAGGTCACTCTGTCGGTGCATTCGCTGCAGCTGTAACGGCAGGCGTCATTCCCTTTGAAGATGCCCTGCACTTAGTGAACTTACGTGGTCAATTAATGGAAGCTGCTTATCCAGATGGATACGGGATGGGAGTGGTCTTAGGACTGACAAAACAACAAGTAAAATCGATTATCGAGCAAGTTACTACAAAAGAGACACCTGTCTATTTAGCAAATATAAATTCTCCAACTCAGATCACAATATCAGGAACAAAAAGGGGAATTGAGTCTGTTCTTGCATTGGCTCAATCATCTGGTGCAAGAAAAGTACAAATGTTACAGGTCAATGTTCCTTCACATTGTCCACTACTTGAAGATGTTTCCGTGAAGCTTGATGTAGCATTAAGAAACATCGAGATTTCATCTCCAACCGTTCCGTATATAGCGAATTGCAATGCTCGTCCCTTGAGAGATGGGGAGGCAATCCGGAATGACTTAGCATTAAGTGTCGCTAACTCTGTTCAATGGCATGAAGCAACTAGAGTGTGTTATGAGCTTGGGGGGCGATTATTTCTCGAAATGCCCCCGGGTCAAGTACTAACGGACCTTGCCTCGCAAGCTTTTCTAGATGCACGAGCCATTTCAGTGACTACTAGTGGATTGGATTCAGCATTGTTATTGGCACAACGTGAACAGGAAAATGAATGA
- a CDS encoding quinone oxidoreductase family protein produces MKAVVIHEFGGTDVLTYQTIDKPTIRSNQILVRVEKTSVNFADIKARYGKYHGFGKPPFIPGLDAVGIIEEMGSEVEQFTVGQRVIAFPKNGSYAEYIAVDKELAFVVPDNVEVDTAAACPVVSFTSYHLLANLAQLEKGETVVIHAAAGGIGTTSIQLAKILGAGCVIGTVGSKEKMTYAREAGADHVICYEEEPFDEIVNEITKGEGANVILDSIAGDLSDRNMNCLSMYGRLVNFGSAGGRAGQFKTTDLHSSCRSILGYSLGTTIHKRPLLLKETASRVLSYLAEDKLKLNISQRYPLEEVAKAHELIESRQSRGKIILDVQN; encoded by the coding sequence ATGAAAGCAGTGGTTATTCATGAATTTGGAGGAACCGACGTATTGACTTATCAAACAATTGATAAGCCAACGATCCGTTCAAATCAAATACTCGTTCGTGTGGAGAAAACGAGTGTCAACTTTGCAGATATTAAAGCTAGGTATGGTAAATATCATGGATTCGGGAAGCCTCCCTTTATTCCGGGATTAGATGCTGTTGGGATTATAGAGGAAATGGGATCAGAGGTTGAGCAGTTTACTGTAGGACAACGAGTCATCGCTTTTCCTAAAAACGGGTCCTATGCAGAGTATATTGCAGTAGATAAGGAACTTGCATTTGTAGTTCCAGACAATGTAGAAGTAGACACAGCCGCTGCTTGTCCGGTCGTTTCCTTTACGTCCTATCATCTCCTAGCAAACCTAGCTCAACTAGAAAAAGGGGAAACCGTAGTGATTCATGCAGCTGCAGGAGGGATCGGCACAACATCTATTCAACTAGCTAAAATACTAGGGGCTGGTTGTGTGATTGGAACAGTAGGAAGCAAAGAGAAGATGACATACGCCAGAGAAGCTGGTGCTGATCATGTCATTTGCTATGAGGAAGAACCATTTGATGAAATTGTAAATGAGATAACTAAAGGTGAAGGTGCTAATGTGATTCTAGATTCAATAGCCGGAGATTTATCAGATAGAAATATGAACTGTCTATCAATGTATGGAAGATTGGTTAACTTTGGTTCTGCTGGTGGTAGGGCAGGTCAGTTTAAAACGACGGATTTACACTCAAGTTGTCGTTCTATTTTAGGATACAGTTTAGGAACGACAATTCATAAACGACCGTTACTTTTAAAAGAGACGGCTAGTAGAGTGCTTTCTTATCTAGCGGAAGATAAATTGAAGCTAAACATCAGTCAGCGATATCCGTTAGAAGAAGTGGCAAAAGCACATGAGTTAATAGAAAGTAGACAAAGTAGAGGAAAGATTATTTTAGATGTACAAAACTAA
- a CDS encoding haloacid dehalogenase type II, whose product MSHLSGCKLLLFDVFGTLVDYRTTVIKEGEQWNKSKNININWPKFIDEWRGRYRPSMDRVLRGELPWMNLDQLHRLVLKNLLNEFEIECFSEDEIDHLNKVWHRLEPWNDTVAGLHRLKQKFIISPLSNGNISLLTNMAKHSGLPWDLILSPELIRSYKPEPNVYKMAIELFDLQPHQVMMVAAHQYDLQAAKELGMKTAYILRPLEYGHDAIPDLRPTESYDVIANDIIDLAKQVGA is encoded by the coding sequence ATGAGTCATCTATCTGGTTGTAAACTACTTTTATTTGATGTCTTTGGAACACTCGTAGACTACCGAACAACGGTCATTAAAGAAGGGGAGCAATGGAATAAGAGTAAAAATATTAATATTAATTGGCCAAAGTTTATCGACGAGTGGCGTGGACGCTATCGCCCTAGTATGGACCGTGTATTACGAGGAGAGCTACCGTGGATGAACTTAGACCAGTTGCATAGATTAGTATTGAAGAACTTATTGAATGAGTTTGAGATTGAGTGTTTTTCAGAAGATGAGATCGATCATCTAAATAAAGTCTGGCATCGTTTGGAACCGTGGAATGACACTGTCGCTGGACTTCATCGGTTGAAGCAAAAATTTATTATTAGTCCATTATCAAACGGAAATATCTCGCTACTAACAAACATGGCGAAGCATAGTGGATTACCATGGGACTTGATATTATCTCCGGAGCTAATTAGAAGCTACAAACCTGAACCTAATGTATATAAGATGGCTATTGAGTTATTTGATTTACAACCTCATCAAGTGATGATGGTTGCTGCACATCAATACGATTTACAAGCCGCAAAGGAACTCGGTATGAAAACAGCCTATATTCTTAGACCATTGGAATATGGCCATGATGCCATACCGGATCTCAGGCCAACTGAATCGTATGATGTTATCGCGAATGATATCATCGATTTAGCGAAACAAGTTGGTGCTTGA
- a CDS encoding DUF4181 domain-containing protein produces the protein MYGGKYLMYDVILLFTALGMWLLFEKVIKRKFQMEDDKISETNRGYEIYVYGNWTIVILVIAYFFIILNWWSDYYNGWLSFFIIVTIVNGFEALMKRIYLNHSKAYLVPLIFLIPWYISIMFLSIFL, from the coding sequence ATGTACGGGGGGAAGTACCTAATGTACGATGTAATATTATTATTCACAGCTTTAGGAATGTGGCTCCTATTTGAGAAAGTCATAAAGAGAAAGTTTCAAATGGAGGACGATAAGATTTCAGAAACCAATAGAGGTTATGAGATATACGTGTATGGTAATTGGACCATTGTAATACTCGTAATTGCTTATTTTTTCATTATATTAAATTGGTGGTCGGACTATTATAATGGATGGTTGTCTTTCTTTATAATTGTTACTATTGTAAATGGTTTTGAAGCATTAATGAAACGTATATACCTTAATCACTCTAAAGCGTATCTTGTTCCACTTATTTTTTTAATACCTTGGTATATATCTATAATGTTCTTATCTATATTTTTATAG